In Reichenbachiella agarivorans, one genomic interval encodes:
- a CDS encoding mechanosensitive ion channel family protein, which produces MKEIFSQEFWQETYSTLAQWIIQTIPSILLIIILLFVSLKLYRRVIKSIERAMLKAAQLRQGEESLLEKEKRVNTLVNIIRQAGKIVIWAIFLLILLRKIDIDIAPILASAGILGLAVGFGAQELVRDFISGFFILFENQVRTGDVAIINGTGGLVEEIALRTITLRDFAGVVHIFQNGKINTLSNMTKEWSASVFDIGVAYKEDIGKVRMILHQVGAELQEDPAFKNKINEPLEVFGLDKFGDSAVVIKARFKTKPSEQWNVGREFNERLKKAFDTAGIEIPFPHRTVYWGDAINPLMLKLDEESKLNAKS; this is translated from the coding sequence ATGAAAGAAATATTTTCTCAAGAATTTTGGCAAGAAACCTACAGTACCTTGGCGCAATGGATCATCCAAACCATCCCGTCCATTCTACTCATCATCATCTTGCTTTTCGTCAGCCTCAAACTCTATCGTCGAGTGATCAAAAGCATCGAAAGGGCAATGCTCAAAGCAGCACAACTCAGACAAGGTGAAGAAAGCCTGCTGGAAAAAGAAAAACGTGTCAATACCTTGGTCAACATCATCAGGCAAGCAGGCAAGATTGTCATTTGGGCCATTTTTTTACTCATATTGCTACGCAAAATTGACATTGACATTGCACCTATTTTGGCCAGTGCAGGTATTTTAGGTTTAGCTGTTGGTTTTGGTGCCCAAGAATTGGTGCGTGATTTCATCTCCGGATTCTTCATTCTATTCGAAAATCAAGTCAGAACGGGCGATGTAGCCATCATCAATGGCACGGGTGGTTTGGTCGAAGAGATTGCACTCCGCACGATCACACTCCGTGACTTTGCGGGAGTCGTGCACATCTTTCAAAATGGTAAGATCAACACCTTGTCCAACATGACCAAAGAATGGTCTGCCTCTGTGTTTGATATCGGTGTGGCCTATAAAGAAGACATCGGCAAAGTCAGAATGATCCTGCACCAAGTCGGTGCAGAATTGCAAGAAGATCCTGCCTTCAAAAACAAAATCAATGAACCCCTTGAGGTCTTCGGGTTGGATAAATTTGGAGACAGTGCAGTGGTCATCAAGGCACGATTCAAAACCAAACCTAGCGAACAGTGGAATGTCGGTCGTGAATTCAACGAAAGACTGAAAAAGGCATTTGATACCGCAGGGATAGAAATTCCATTCCCACATAGAACCGTCTACTGGGGAGATGCGATCAACCCATTGATGCTCAAATTGGATGAGGAAAGTAAGCTAAACGCTAAAAGTTGA
- a CDS encoding Crp/Fnr family transcriptional regulator has translation MTTEIIHSIKQFTDLTESEIAEFIDISKIKNLHAKSYFIREGQVPTEFGFVLTGLFRYVYISEGKEFTKVFMPENSFISSYSSMISKIPSHFFIEAIEDSKVLSISYNNWQKLKLQNPKWNFLLVKMLEKGYSVKEKREREFLLLDAENRYRIFLEEFPNLENRVKQHMIASYLGITPIALSRIRKKMQT, from the coding sequence ATGACAACAGAAATAATACATTCGATAAAACAATTTACCGATTTGACCGAATCGGAAATTGCAGAGTTTATAGATATTTCTAAAATCAAAAACCTACATGCCAAATCCTATTTTATTAGGGAAGGGCAAGTTCCAACCGAATTCGGTTTTGTTTTGACAGGTTTGTTTCGGTATGTCTATATTTCAGAAGGAAAAGAATTTACCAAAGTATTTATGCCTGAAAATAGTTTTATCAGTTCCTATTCGTCAATGATTTCAAAAATACCTTCCCATTTTTTTATAGAAGCAATAGAGGACTCAAAAGTTTTGTCCATATCCTACAACAATTGGCAAAAACTAAAACTACAAAACCCTAAATGGAATTTCCTCTTGGTTAAAATGTTAGAAAAGGGCTATTCTGTAAAAGAAAAGAGGGAAAGAGAATTTTTATTGCTGGATGCAGAGAATAGATACAGAATATTTTTGGAAGAATTTCCAAATCTGGAAAATAGAGTGAAACAACACATGATTGCTTCTTATCTAGGAATTACACCAATAGCTTTAAGCAGAATTAGAAAAAAAATGCAGACCTAA
- a CDS encoding methyltransferase family protein, whose translation MKKIIPPILFFFCIIIMVATRILFVVKEIIPTPYNYSGILLIALGIMITITVRKRFEKIDTEIHTFKKPRKLVTTGLFKMSRNPIYLGFAISLIGVWILLGTVLPIIGCLIFIIITNFHYIPFEEQLMEKTFGDEFKEYKSKVRRWI comes from the coding sequence ATGAAAAAAATTATTCCTCCAATTCTATTCTTTTTCTGTATCATTATTATGGTCGCAACAAGAATTTTGTTTGTTGTTAAAGAAATTATTCCAACCCCATACAATTACAGCGGAATCCTTCTCATCGCTTTAGGAATAATGATAACAATCACGGTCCGAAAAAGATTTGAAAAAATTGACACAGAAATACATACGTTTAAAAAACCACGAAAATTGGTAACTACAGGACTTTTTAAAATGAGCCGAAATCCCATTTATCTTGGTTTTGCAATAAGTCTTATTGGTGTTTGGATTCTTTTGGGAACGGTTTTACCTATAATTGGGTGTTTAATTTTTATAATTATCACCAATTTCCACTACATTCCGTTTGAAGAACAACTAATGGAAAAGACCTTCGGAGATGAGTTTAAAGAATACAAGTCAAAAGTGAGACGATGGATTTAA
- a CDS encoding ABC-F family ATP-binding cassette domain-containing protein: MISVDAVGVEFSGSTLFNNINFNINTDDRIALMGKNGAGKSTLLKIIAGKDKPTHGKISAPKDAIIAYLPQHLLVEDNCTVFEEASKAFSAIVEMKKQLDDYSLQLETRTDYESDEYSKIIEKVSELSEKYYSSEEVNVDAEVELTLLGLGFERSDFQRPASEFSGGWRMRIELAKILLQKPDLILLDEPTNHLDIESVQWLEDFLKNSAKAVMVISHDKTFVDNLTNRTIELTGGRIYDYKTNYSHYLELRKERREQQQKQFDDQAKQIADIQQFIDRFKGTYSKTLSVQSRVKMLEKMEIVEVDEVDTSALNLKFPPAPRSGNYPVITEGLGKSYGEHVVFKDVSLTIARGEKVAFVGKNGQGKSTLVKAIMSEIDHDGTMQLGHNSMIGYFAQNQAALLDEKLSVFETIDEIAHGDIRTKIKDLLGAFMFGGDTIEKKVKVLSGGERTRLAMIKLLLQPVNLLILDEPTNHLDIKTKDILKDALKAFEGTIILVSHDRDFLDGLATKVFEFGNQRVKEHFEDINGFLRNKKIENLKEIERTTK; this comes from the coding sequence ATGATTTCAGTAGACGCAGTTGGGGTAGAGTTCAGTGGAAGCACCCTGTTCAACAACATCAATTTCAACATCAACACCGACGACCGCATCGCCCTGATGGGTAAAAATGGTGCGGGCAAATCCACCCTGCTCAAAATCATCGCTGGCAAGGACAAGCCTACCCACGGCAAGATCTCTGCACCCAAAGACGCCATCATCGCCTACCTGCCTCAACACCTGCTGGTAGAAGACAACTGCACTGTGTTTGAAGAAGCCTCCAAGGCATTCTCTGCCATCGTGGAGATGAAAAAACAATTGGATGATTACTCCTTGCAACTAGAGACACGGACCGACTATGAATCTGATGAATACAGCAAAATCATCGAAAAGGTATCCGAGCTCAGTGAAAAATACTACAGCAGTGAAGAAGTCAATGTGGATGCAGAAGTCGAGCTGACCCTACTGGGCTTAGGTTTTGAGCGTAGCGATTTCCAAAGACCTGCCAGTGAGTTCAGTGGTGGATGGAGAATGCGCATCGAACTCGCCAAAATCCTACTTCAAAAGCCAGACCTCATCCTACTCGATGAGCCTACCAACCACCTCGATATCGAATCGGTACAGTGGCTCGAAGACTTCCTCAAAAACTCAGCGAAAGCCGTCATGGTGATCAGCCACGACAAGACCTTTGTCGACAACCTGACCAATCGTACCATCGAACTGACTGGAGGTCGTATCTATGATTACAAAACCAACTATAGCCACTACCTAGAGCTCCGCAAAGAGCGTCGTGAGCAACAGCAGAAGCAGTTTGACGATCAGGCCAAACAAATCGCAGACATCCAGCAGTTCATTGACCGATTCAAAGGCACCTACTCAAAGACCCTGTCTGTACAGTCAAGGGTCAAAATGCTGGAGAAGATGGAAATCGTAGAAGTAGACGAAGTAGATACCTCTGCCCTGAACTTGAAGTTCCCTCCTGCCCCGCGCTCTGGTAACTACCCCGTCATCACCGAAGGTCTGGGCAAGAGCTATGGTGAGCACGTGGTATTCAAGGACGTGTCTCTGACGATAGCCCGCGGAGAAAAAGTCGCCTTCGTCGGTAAAAACGGACAAGGTAAATCTACCTTGGTCAAGGCCATCATGTCTGAGATCGATCACGATGGTACGATGCAGCTAGGACACAACAGCATGATCGGCTACTTCGCACAGAATCAGGCAGCACTCTTGGACGAAAAGCTGTCAGTATTCGAGACCATCGACGAGATCGCACATGGAGACATCCGTACCAAAATCAAGGATCTGTTGGGTGCCTTCATGTTCGGGGGTGATACCATAGAAAAGAAAGTAAAAGTACTCTCTGGAGGAGAAAGAACCCGTCTGGCGATGATCAAGTTACTCCTACAACCGGTCAACCTATTGATTCTCGATGAGCCTACCAACCATCTCGACATCAAGACCAAGGATATCTTGAAGGATGCCTTGAAAGCTTTTGAAGGCACCATCATCCTCGTGTCTCACGACAGGGACTTCTTGGACGGTCTCGCCACCAAGGTATTTGAGTTTGGCAACCAGAGAGTCAAAGAACACTTCGAGGACATCAACGGCTTCTTGAGAAACAAGAAGATAGAAAACCTCAAAGAAATCGAGCGTACGACCAAGTAA
- a CDS encoding GNAT family N-acetyltransferase: MTTEFTIRKGQLDDLVELQKLFLETITEICKADYNEDQIDAWISDTKNNEDRQRWINILVKQFVLVAHIRNEIVGFITLDNGNYVDLLYVHKNHQRKGIADSLYEKIENEARRQNQSFLTSNVSKTARPFFEKVGFKVTKEQTVVRQSVKLTNYKMEKKINPNR, from the coding sequence ATGACAACAGAATTTACAATTAGAAAAGGTCAACTCGATGACTTGGTTGAGCTACAAAAATTGTTTTTGGAAACAATAACTGAAATTTGTAAAGCGGACTACAATGAAGACCAAATTGACGCTTGGATTTCCGACACTAAGAATAATGAAGACAGGCAACGTTGGATAAATATCTTAGTAAAACAATTCGTTTTGGTTGCACACATTAGAAATGAAATTGTCGGCTTCATAACTCTTGACAATGGGAATTACGTTGACTTATTATACGTTCATAAAAATCACCAAAGAAAGGGAATTGCTGACAGTTTGTATGAAAAAATTGAGAATGAAGCGAGACGACAGAATCAATCATTTTTAACTTCTAATGTGAGTAAAACTGCACGACCATTTTTTGAAAAAGTTGGTTTTAAAGTGACAAAAGAGCAAACTGTTGTTCGACAAAGTGTGAAACTGACGAATTATAAGATGGAAAAAAAAATAAACCCGAACCGCTAA
- a CDS encoding FISUMP domain-containing protein, which produces MKTFLFVAQLSLLFSAQWLSAQDRMGVFFDPRDGKEYETVFVELPLEAGVTVEKEWFAENLNYHMDGAFCYNNYEEYCNTFGRLYTWKAALVACPTGWHIPIDMELETLTKKHGGKKSAGGTFKEGGESGLNLLMAGFGEPNGSYIDVGVNGYYWKKTDMKSMTPGLITIHNGVDYFTDDQINASHRNSIRCVRD; this is translated from the coding sequence ATGAAAACCTTTCTTTTTGTTGCGCAACTGTCCCTTCTATTTTCTGCTCAGTGGCTTTCCGCCCAAGACAGAATGGGTGTGTTCTTTGACCCTAGAGATGGAAAAGAATACGAAACAGTCTTTGTAGAACTCCCGCTAGAAGCTGGTGTAACTGTGGAAAAGGAATGGTTTGCAGAAAATCTCAACTACCACATGGATGGCGCATTCTGTTACAACAATTACGAAGAGTACTGCAACACCTTTGGTCGTCTGTACACATGGAAAGCTGCCCTAGTAGCCTGCCCTACTGGTTGGCATATCCCGATTGATATGGAATTGGAGACACTCACCAAAAAACACGGCGGGAAAAAATCCGCTGGAGGAACCTTCAAAGAAGGTGGTGAAAGTGGATTAAACCTTTTGATGGCGGGTTTTGGAGAGCCTAACGGATCATACATAGATGTGGGTGTCAATGGATACTATTGGAAAAAAACAGACATGAAATCTATGACACCAGGATTGATCACCATTCACAATGGAGTGGATTATTTCACCGATGATCAAATCAATGCCTCTCACCGCAACAGTATTAGATGTGTACGTGACTAA
- a CDS encoding type II toxin-antitoxin system RelE/ParE family toxin, with protein MREIYITTECLEFIDSQDQRVVDKFFQLIEVIGEIRVVNSNFIKKLESSKFFELRIKAGNEYRVVIFAIDHLNFNECNKAVCLCGFLKKSTKDYTKAIRRAERILEEYLNENN; from the coding sequence GTGAGAGAAATCTACATTACTACTGAATGTCTAGAATTTATAGACAGTCAAGATCAACGAGTAGTTGATAAATTTTTCCAATTAATTGAAGTAATTGGAGAAATTAGGGTCGTTAATTCAAACTTTATTAAGAAGCTTGAATCGAGCAAGTTCTTTGAACTTAGAATAAAGGCTGGTAACGAATATCGAGTCGTAATTTTTGCAATCGACCACTTAAATTTCAACGAATGCAACAAAGCCGTTTGCCTTTGTGGGTTTCTTAAAAAGTCAACTAAGGATTACACAAAAGCAATTAGGCGTGCTGAACGCATTTTGGAGGAATATTTGAACGAAAACAACTAA
- a CDS encoding DUF2911 domain-containing protein, producing the protein MKKFKLIPFAIAAALLLSFQSSKAQIVTPQPSPAGSVSSTVGLTDIKISYFRPQMKGRKIFGEGGDFLVPFGQRWRAGANSGTTVSFSTDVQVAEQPVPAGEYLVILTPGAKEWEVILYADKSLGSNINGTEEDKITVKANVPATKLTEAVQTLTYQIADISENSENANLQLAWENTAVNIPVKVSFDEAIMKSIAANTVVNPNNLIAAARYYYNSDRDLDQALTWVNSYLATGDNSKQFWNVHLKAQILAKKGDKKGAIKAANESKTLAANSPQGDFGYVKRNEALIASLK; encoded by the coding sequence ATGAAGAAATTCAAACTTATCCCTTTTGCTATCGCTGCAGCTTTGTTGCTGTCGTTTCAGTCTAGCAAAGCACAGATCGTCACCCCACAACCTAGCCCAGCGGGCTCTGTGTCCTCAACTGTAGGCCTTACCGACATCAAGATCTCCTACTTCAGACCACAAATGAAAGGTAGAAAAATATTCGGTGAAGGTGGTGATTTCCTAGTACCGTTCGGACAGAGATGGAGAGCAGGTGCCAACTCTGGTACGACAGTTTCATTCAGTACAGATGTACAAGTAGCTGAACAGCCCGTACCTGCAGGTGAATACTTGGTAATCTTGACTCCAGGTGCCAAAGAATGGGAAGTTATCCTCTACGCTGACAAATCATTGGGATCCAATATCAACGGAACAGAAGAAGATAAAATTACTGTAAAGGCCAATGTACCTGCTACTAAATTGACTGAAGCAGTTCAAACATTGACATATCAAATAGCTGACATCAGCGAAAATAGCGAAAATGCGAACCTTCAATTGGCTTGGGAAAATACTGCAGTGAACATCCCAGTAAAAGTATCCTTTGATGAGGCAATCATGAAGTCCATTGCTGCCAACACAGTAGTCAACCCAAATAACTTGATTGCAGCTGCAAGATACTATTACAACTCTGACAGAGACCTAGATCAGGCTTTGACATGGGTCAATTCGTATCTAGCTACAGGTGACAACAGCAAGCAATTCTGGAATGTACACCTCAAAGCCCAAATACTAGCAAAGAAAGGTGACAAGAAAGGCGCAATCAAAGCAGCAAATGAATCTAAAACCTTGGCTGCCAACTCTCCACAGGGAGATTTCGGATATGTAAAAAGAAATGAAGCACTCATTGCTTCTTTGAAATAA
- a CDS encoding bifunctional GNAT family N-acetyltransferase/carbon-nitrogen hydrolase family protein has translation MNLQDIENIELTYLTLGDYHELKEAMIVAYPSMPDAYWKESQIKSLIKKFSEGQVVIKINGQLAGCALSILVDKEKCEKPHTYKNITGNYTFDTHDPEGDTLYGIDIFIKPEYRGLRLGRRLYDYRKELCEKLNLRGIAFGGRIPNFHKYSDELTPKEYIEKVRNKEIDDPVYNFQISNDFHPSRILKGYLEGDEASNEFAVLLEWDNIYYEEPTTQASARKKVVRLGLVQWQMRPYQNLDDLMQQVEYFIDTVSGYRCDFALFPEFFNAPLMAENNHLGEADAIRELAKHTEAIVDKFSELSISYNINIITGSMPEIKDEKLYNVGYLCRRDGTVDRYEKIHVTPDEAKVWGMQGGDEIKVFDTDCGKIGVLICYDSEFPELSRLLADDGMDILFVPFLTDTQNGYSRVRNCSQARAIENECYVAIAGSVGNLPNVHNMDIQFAQSMVFTPCDFAFPTNGIKAEATPNTEMILIADVDIDMLRELNQFGSVRNLRDRRKDIYQLKKKK, from the coding sequence ATGAACCTACAAGACATAGAAAATATTGAATTGACTTATTTGACTCTTGGAGATTACCATGAGTTAAAAGAAGCAATGATCGTGGCATACCCCTCCATGCCAGATGCCTATTGGAAAGAAAGCCAAATCAAGAGCCTCATCAAGAAATTTAGTGAGGGACAGGTCGTAATCAAGATCAATGGTCAGCTGGCAGGTTGCGCGCTTTCCATCCTGGTAGACAAGGAAAAATGTGAGAAACCGCACACTTACAAAAACATCACGGGTAATTACACCTTTGATACACACGATCCTGAGGGAGATACACTATACGGGATTGACATCTTCATCAAACCAGAATACCGTGGGCTAAGACTAGGTCGACGTCTGTACGATTACCGCAAGGAACTTTGTGAAAAATTGAATCTAAGAGGCATTGCCTTTGGTGGACGAATACCAAATTTTCATAAATACTCAGACGAACTCACACCTAAAGAGTACATCGAAAAAGTACGAAACAAGGAAATTGATGATCCCGTCTACAACTTCCAAATCTCCAATGATTTTCACCCATCTAGAATCCTCAAAGGGTATCTGGAAGGAGACGAAGCATCCAACGAATTTGCAGTGTTGCTGGAGTGGGACAACATATACTATGAAGAACCTACCACGCAGGCTTCTGCTCGAAAAAAAGTAGTCAGACTAGGCCTGGTCCAGTGGCAAATGAGACCCTACCAAAATTTGGATGACCTCATGCAACAGGTTGAGTATTTTATCGACACAGTATCTGGCTACCGATGCGACTTTGCACTTTTTCCTGAGTTTTTCAATGCGCCATTGATGGCTGAAAACAATCACTTGGGTGAAGCAGATGCGATTCGCGAATTGGCCAAACACACAGAAGCGATCGTTGACAAATTTTCAGAACTATCGATCTCCTACAACATCAACATCATCACAGGTAGCATGCCTGAAATAAAAGATGAAAAGCTTTACAACGTGGGTTATCTGTGCCGCCGAGATGGCACGGTGGATCGCTACGAGAAGATTCATGTCACTCCCGATGAGGCCAAAGTATGGGGTATGCAAGGTGGAGATGAAATCAAAGTTTTTGATACGGATTGCGGCAAGATTGGTGTCTTGATTTGTTATGATTCAGAGTTCCCTGAGTTGAGTAGATTGTTGGCCGATGATGGCATGGATATTTTGTTTGTACCATTCCTGACTGACACTCAAAATGGCTACTCCAGAGTCAGAAACTGCTCTCAGGCACGTGCGATTGAAAACGAATGCTATGTAGCCATCGCAGGTAGCGTGGGCAACCTGCCCAATGTACACAACATGGATATCCAGTTTGCACAGTCGATGGTATTTACACCCTGTGACTTTGCCTTCCCTACCAATGGCATCAAAGCAGAGGCTACCCCAAACACAGAAATGATTCTGATCGCCGATGTGGACATAGATATGTTGCGCGAGTTGAACCAATTTGGCAGTGTACGAAACCTAAGAGATCGTAGAAAGGACATTTACCAATTGAAGAAAAAGAAGTAG
- a CDS encoding fatty acid desaturase family protein — translation MSRLYLKNNSNIEHIKFSKTTQHAEFSNELRSKVREYFTTHNTHRYANANMVFKTIFMISLFLIPLIVLCLGLVSSTPMLFVMYMISGLGMTGIGMGVMHDALHGSYSTKTNINKWVGYSINLIGANASVWKIQHNVLHHTYTNIEDSDDDLNMPYFLRFSPNTKYYGIHKFQHIYVWFFYGLLTLIWVSIKDFIRIMRYHKLGFFKKRHEVKIELAKAVLLKVMYYGYSLIIPIIMLPIAPWVIVVAFLSMHFMTGLFISVVFQTAHIMTSNEFPNPDEHGMIDDDWSVHQLATTSNYAPKSRLLSWFIGGLNFQIEHHLLPNVCHVHYKKLSVIVSETALKYDIPYHSQRTFVSAISDHFRMLRSLGQVA, via the coding sequence TTGAGCAGATTATACCTCAAAAACAACAGCAATATCGAACATATCAAATTTTCAAAAACGACGCAGCATGCTGAGTTCTCAAATGAACTCAGAAGCAAGGTCAGAGAATATTTTACGACTCACAACACGCATAGGTACGCCAATGCCAACATGGTTTTCAAAACCATATTCATGATTTCCCTTTTTCTGATACCATTGATTGTACTGTGTCTAGGCTTGGTCAGTAGTACCCCGATGCTCTTTGTCATGTATATGATCAGTGGGCTGGGCATGACAGGGATAGGGATGGGAGTGATGCATGATGCACTCCATGGCTCATACTCAACCAAAACCAATATCAACAAGTGGGTGGGCTATTCGATCAACCTGATTGGTGCCAATGCCTCAGTCTGGAAGATTCAGCACAATGTACTTCATCATACCTATACCAACATAGAAGACTCGGATGACGACCTCAATATGCCTTACTTTCTACGGTTTTCGCCCAATACCAAATACTATGGTATACACAAGTTTCAGCACATCTATGTTTGGTTTTTTTATGGCCTGTTGACTTTGATTTGGGTATCGATCAAAGACTTTATCAGGATTATGCGCTATCACAAATTAGGTTTCTTCAAAAAGAGACACGAGGTGAAAATCGAATTGGCAAAAGCGGTACTTCTCAAAGTGATGTACTATGGCTACTCATTGATCATCCCGATCATCATGTTACCCATAGCGCCATGGGTCATTGTGGTGGCTTTCCTGAGCATGCACTTTATGACTGGATTGTTTATCTCAGTGGTGTTTCAGACTGCTCACATCATGACTAGCAATGAATTTCCCAACCCAGATGAGCATGGCATGATAGACGATGATTGGTCGGTACATCAGTTGGCTACTACCAGCAACTATGCCCCCAAGAGTAGGTTGTTGTCATGGTTTATTGGTGGGCTTAATTTTCAGATAGAGCATCATCTGTTGCCCAATGTCTGTCATGTACATTATAAAAAACTGTCTGTGATCGTGTCAGAAACAGCCTTAAAGTACGACATACCCTACCATAGCCAGCGTACATTTGTCTCTGCTATTTCAGATCATTTTAGGATGCTGCGTAGCCTGGGGCAAGTGGCGTAA
- a CDS encoding S41 family peptidase: MNRKIVILSMVLGLSSCEELFFEDEVSSTSPQTNLDYLWNEVDKKYSFFEVKNIDWEEEKTRHEAMIYEGMSDDSLFQVLGSMMTELRDDHTNLISSFNVSFFGVRFNAQDNFDFRIIQDNYLPRDYYISGPFTHDFIANNQIGYIRFPSFTGTINFTNLGFILDRYKDTEGLIFDLRENGGGAVSDVFALLSRLIDEETLIYQSRIRNGKEHSDFSELESAYLEPYPGTRYTHRPVVFLIDRGTYSAGSFTSLATKAIPNITLIGDTTGGGLGLPNGGQLPNGWRYRFSITQAFTNEQASKLEAGLESEVNADNYENGVPPDIYAIMDWTNMDTDEVLERAIDEILK, encoded by the coding sequence ATGAATAGAAAAATTGTTATACTCTCCATGGTTCTTGGTCTCTCTTCCTGCGAAGAACTGTTCTTTGAAGACGAAGTCTCCTCAACCAGTCCTCAGACCAACCTTGACTATTTGTGGAATGAAGTAGATAAAAAGTATTCATTTTTTGAGGTCAAGAACATAGATTGGGAAGAAGAAAAAACCAGACATGAAGCCATGATCTATGAAGGTATGTCAGATGATTCGCTGTTTCAAGTATTAGGCTCCATGATGACAGAACTAAGAGATGATCATACCAACTTGATTTCCAGTTTTAATGTTTCTTTTTTTGGCGTGAGGTTCAACGCACAGGACAACTTTGATTTTAGGATCATACAAGACAATTATCTACCGAGAGATTATTACATTTCAGGTCCCTTTACACATGACTTCATTGCCAACAATCAAATAGGCTACATCAGATTTCCCTCTTTTACAGGTACCATCAATTTTACCAACCTTGGATTTATACTCGATAGATATAAAGATACCGAGGGGCTGATTTTTGACTTGAGAGAAAATGGTGGTGGTGCCGTCTCTGATGTTTTCGCCCTTCTCAGTCGTCTTATAGATGAGGAAACATTGATCTACCAGTCGAGAATAAGAAATGGCAAAGAGCATTCTGACTTTTCAGAATTAGAGTCTGCCTATTTGGAACCCTACCCTGGCACACGGTACACTCACAGACCTGTTGTGTTTTTGATAGATCGAGGCACCTACAGCGCAGGATCTTTTACCTCTCTGGCGACCAAAGCTATCCCCAACATTACACTCATAGGAGATACGACTGGTGGTGGGTTAGGATTGCCCAATGGTGGTCAACTACCAAACGGATGGAGGTATCGATTTTCCATAACACAAGCCTTTACCAACGAACAAGCAAGCAAACTAGAAGCTGGACTAGAATCGGAGGTCAACGCGGACAACTATGAAAACGGTGTACCACCAGACATTTATGCGATCATGGATTGGACAAACATGGACACGGATGAAGTACTAGAAAGAGCCATCGACGAAATCCTAAAGTAG
- a CDS encoding DNA-3-methyladenine glycosylase, whose amino-acid sequence MVNNINIIPKSFYQGDDVVKIAKQLIGKTLVTHLDGQLCKGKIVETEAYRGWGDKACHASEGKRTPRTETMYLAGGCAYVYLCYGIHHLFNVVTNVAGKADAVLIRAIEPIEGMDSMVARTNHQTKVSNGPGKLCKAMGIDMRLNKKELNSELLWIEDAKAVELKDLVISTRVGVGYAGEDALLPWRFYLKDNDWVSKL is encoded by the coding sequence ATGGTGAACAACATAAACATAATTCCTAAATCCTTTTATCAAGGTGATGACGTGGTGAAAATCGCAAAACAATTGATTGGAAAAACCTTGGTGACCCATTTAGACGGGCAATTGTGCAAAGGAAAAATAGTAGAAACCGAGGCGTACCGCGGTTGGGGGGACAAGGCCTGTCATGCCAGTGAGGGCAAACGTACTCCACGGACGGAAACGATGTATCTCGCGGGTGGATGTGCCTATGTCTATCTCTGCTATGGTATCCATCACTTGTTCAATGTGGTGACCAATGTAGCTGGAAAGGCAGATGCTGTATTGATCAGAGCCATAGAGCCCATAGAAGGCATGGATAGCATGGTAGCTCGTACAAATCACCAAACCAAAGTGTCCAATGGACCAGGCAAACTGTGCAAAGCCATGGGGATAGATATGAGATTGAACAAGAAAGAACTGAACAGCGAGCTTCTTTGGATAGAAGATGCCAAAGCGGTAGAGTTGAAAGACCTTGTGATATCTACTAGGGTAGGTGTGGGCTATGCTGGTGAAGATGCCTTGTTGCCATGGCGGTTTTATCTCAAAGACAATGATTGGGTGAGTAAGTTGTGA